The Juglans regia cultivar Chandler chromosome 2, Walnut 2.0, whole genome shotgun sequence genome includes a window with the following:
- the LOC108998013 gene encoding pentatricopeptide repeat-containing protein At4g14850 gives MKGLVRLSIFHSNTLINMYSKFGHIRWAWDVFDQMSHRNEASWNNMMSGFVRVGLYPEAFGFFRGMCVHGVEPGGFLIASLVTACERSDCMLDEGLQVHGFALKIGFPCDVFVGTSLLNFYFTYGSVSSALKLFEELPERNVVTWTSLIVGFSDSGDLGQAIDIYRLMKREGVCCNENTHAAVISSCGMLGDELLGNQVLGDVVKSGLETNVSVGNSLISMFGSFGQMEAACHVFDHMDEHDTISWNSVIAANTHNGLFGESLRYFYWMSYVHNKIDSTTLSTLLTVCGSVDNLKWGRGIHCLIVKMGLEMNVCVCNTLINMYSEAGRSEDAELVFHAMPEKDLISWNSMMTCYVQDHKFQYALELFMEMIRVGKARNHVTFTNLLAACSDPEFLVVGKSVHAFVTLAGLHDNSIVGNALVSMYGKSGMMADARKVFQTIRNRDEVTWNALIGGHSENAQPDEAVEAFRFMRKDGIPANYITIVNVLGACFTADNLLKHGMPIHAHIVQTGFESDLYVQNSLITMYAKCGHLNSSNYIFCHLTVKNSITWNSIIAANAHYGQGEEALILIAKMRHAGLDLDQFSFSLALAASADLAMLEEGQQLHSLAIKLGFDSDHYVINTAMDMYGKCGEIDDVLRVLPLPGYRSRLAWNILISAFARHGCFQKARDTFDEMLKLGVKPDHVTFVSLLSACSHAGLVGEGLAYYASMTREFGIPAGIEHCSCMIDLLGRSGRLAEAENFIKEMPVPANDLVWRSMLAACKIHGNVELAKKAAGHLFELAPSDDSAYVLYSNVCATTGRWEDVENVRRLMGFNSIKKKPACSWVKLKNKVSSFGMGDQSHPETKQIFSKLGELRKMIKEAGYVPDITYSLHDMDEEQKEHNLWNHSERIALAFGLIYTPEGSPIRIFKNLRVCGDCHSFYKFVSGTVGRKITLRDPYRFHHFSGGKCSCSDYW, from the coding sequence ATGAAGGGATTAGTGCGTTTGAGTATCTTTCATTCGAACactttaataaatatgtattcAAAGTTTGGTCATATACGGTGGGCTTGGGACGTGTTCGATCAAATGTCTCATAGAAACGAAGCTTCGTGGAATAACATGATGTCAGGTTTTGTTCGAGTGGGTCTGTACCCAGAAGCTTTTGGATTCTTTCGTGGAATGTGCGTACATGGTGTCGAGCCAGGTGGGTTTTTGATTGCTAGCTTGGTAACGGCATGTGAGAGGTCGGATTGTATGTTAGATGAAGGACTTCAAGTCCATGGTTTTGCCCTTAAGATTGGATTTCCGTGTGATGTTTTTGTAGGGACTtctcttttgaatttttatttcacCTATGGGTCTGTTTCTTCCGCTCTGAAGCTCTTTGAGGAGTTGCCTGAGCGGAATGTAGTCACTTGGACTTCGTTGATTGTTGGATTCTCAGATAGCGGAGATTTGGGACAAGCTATAGATATCTATCGGCTTATGAAGCGTGAAGGGGTATGTTGCAATGAGAACACACATGCTGCAGTAATAAGTTCTTGTGGGATGCTTGGAGATGAACTATTGGGTAATCAAGTTCTTGGGGATGTTGTAAAGTCCGGGTTAGAGACTAATGTTTCTGTGGGAAACTCCCTCATATCAATGTTTGGTAGTTTTGGCCAAATGGAGGCAGCCTGCCATGTGTTTGATCACATGGATGAACATGACACGATATCATGGAACTCAGTGATTGCTGCAAATACACATAATGGACTTTTTGGCGAAtcattaagatatttttattggatgtCTTATGTCCATAACAAGATAGATTCTACAACACTCTCAACTTTGTTAACAGTGTGCGGTTCTGTAGATAATCTTAAGTGGGGCAGAGGTATTCACTGTCTAATTGTAAAAATGGGGCTAGAAATGAATGTTTGTGTATGCAATACTCTTATAAATATGTACTCTGAGGCTGGAAGAAGTGAGGATGCAGAGCTGGTATTTCACGCGATGCCAGAAAAGGACTTGATCTCGTGGAACTCCATGATGACATGCTACGTTCAGGATCACAAGTTCCAGTATGCCTTAGAACTTTTTATGGAAATGATTCGGGTGGGAAAAGCAAGAAATCATGTGACTTTTACAAATCTCTTGGCTGCCTGTTCAGATCCTGAATTTCTTGTTGTAGGCAAGAGTGTTCATGCCTTTGTAACCCTTGCTGGCTTGCATGACAACTCGATTGTTGGCAATGCATTAGTTTCTATGTATGGAAAATCTGGTATGATGGCTGATGCTAGAAAAGTATTCCAAACAATTCGCAATCGAGATGAAGTAACATGGAATGCACTCATAGGTGGTCACTCCGAAAATGCACAACCGGATGAAGCAGTAGAAGCTTTTAGATTCATGAGAAAAGATGGTATACCTGCAAACTACATTACAATTGTGAATGTTCTTGGTGCTTGCTTTACTGCTGATAATCTACTAAAACACGGGATGCCTATCCATGCACATATAGTTCAGACAGGATTCGAATCAGACCTGTATGTGCAGAATTCCCTTATCACAATGTATGCCAAGTGTGGGCATCTGAATTCAAGTAATTACATTTTTTGTCATTTAACTGTTAAGAACTCTATCACGTGGAATTCTATAATTGCTGCAAATGCTCATTATGGCCAAGGGGAAGAGGCTCTTATCCTTATTGCCAAAATGAGACATGCTGGACTAGATTTAGATCAGTTCAGCTTCTCTTTAGCTCTTGCTGCTAGTGCTGATTTGGCTATGCTGGAGGAAGGCCAGCAGCTTCACAGCTTGGCAATTAAACTTGGGTTTGACTCAGATCATTATGTTATAAATACTGCGATGGATATGTATGGAAAATGTGGAGAAATAGACGATGTGCTACGAGTACTTCCCCTACCAGGCTACAGGTCACGATTAGCATGGAACATTTTGATATCAGCTTTTGCAAGACATGGATGTTTCCAGAAGGCTAGGGATACTTTTGATGAAATGCTAAAGCTGGGGGTGAAACCTGACCATGTTACCTTTGTCTCTCTTCTATCTGCATGCAGTCATGCGGGTCTTGTAGGTGAGGGTCTTGCGTACTATGCTTCAATGACTAGAGAATTTGGTATCCCAGCAGGAATAGAGCACTGTTCATGCATGATAGACCTTCTTGGGCGATCAGGAAGGCTTGCTGAGGCTGAAAATTTTATCAAAGAGATGCCAGTCCCAGCGAATGATTTGGTATGGCGGAGCATGCTGGCTGCATGTAAAATTCATGGCAATGTGGAGCTTGCAAAGAAAGCTGCTGGACATCTTTTTGAGTTAGCTCCATCAGATGACTCAGCCTATGTTCTTTATTCAAATGTCTGTGCAACTACTGGGAGATGGGAGGACGTAGAGAATGTCAGAAGGCTAATGGGATTTAACAGCATAAAGAAGAAGCCTGCGTGCAGTTGggtaaagttgaaaaataaggTGAGTTCTTTCGGAATGGGAGATCAGTCCCATCCAGAGACCAAGCAAATATTCTCCAAGTTGGGAGAGCTTAGGAAGATGATTAAAGAAGCAGGTTATGTTCCTGATATAACCTATTCACTGCATGATATGGATGAAGAACAAAAAGAGCACAATCTTTGGAACCACAGTGAGCGAATTGCCCTAGCATTTGGGTTGATCTATACTCCAGAAGGTTCACCCATCAGGATTTTCAAGAATCTTCGTGTTTGTGGTGATTGCCATTCTTTTTACAAGTTTGTTAGTGGAACTGTTGGGCGGAAAATCACTTTAAGGGATCCATACCGGTTTCACCATTTTAGCGGTGGGAAGTGTTCTTGTTCGGATTATTGGTAA